Proteins from a genomic interval of Diprion similis isolate iyDipSimi1 chromosome 10, iyDipSimi1.1, whole genome shotgun sequence:
- the LOC124411981 gene encoding plasma membrane calcium-transporting ATPase 2 isoform X4, with protein sequence MATIDGRPAQYGVTLKQLRELMEHRGPESIAKVNALGGVQEICKKLYTSPSEGLSGSVADMQHRQDTFGSNMIPPKPPKTFMQLVWEALQDVTLIILEIAALVSLGLSFYQPSDDEDVGPKVDDGEGQHGWIEGLAILISVIVVVFVTAFNDYSKERQFRGLQSRIEGEHKFSVIRQGEVKQISVSDIVVGDICQVKYGDLLPADGILIQSNDVKVDESSLTGESDHVKKGESFDPMMLSGTHVMEGSGKMLVTAVGVNSQAGIIFTLLGAAVNQQEQEIKQMKKEAKKQRKKKSAPGEEAGEVTGNSHAPVNEKRDPTENHEASSQPPPEHSNKKEKSVLQAKLTKLAIQIGYAGSTIAVLTVVILVIQFCVTTFVYQHKHWKSTYVNNLVRHLIIGVTVLVVAVPEGLPLAVTLSLAYSVKKMMKDNNLVRHLDACETMGNATAICSDKTGTLTTNRMTVVQSYICEKMCKTTPNFNDIPSHVGNLLVQAISVNSAYTSRIMPAQDPTELAMQVGNKTECALLGFVTALGKSYQTIRDDIPEETFTRVFTFNSVRKSMSTVIPRQGGGYRLFTKGASEIIMKKCAFIYGRDGHLEKFTREMQERLVKNVIEPMACDGLRTISIAYRDFVPGKAEINQVHIDNDPDWDNEENIVNNLTCLCIVGIEDPVRPEVPDAIRRCQKAGITVRMVTGDNINTARSIALKCGILKPNEDFLILEGKEFNRRIRDSNGEVRQHLLDKVWPKLRVLARSSPTDKYTLVKGIIDSKNTESREVVAVTGDGTNDGPALKKADVGFAMGIAGTDVAKEASDIILTDDNFSSIVKAVMWGRNVYDSIAKFLQFQLTVNVVAVIVAFIGACAVQDSPLRAVQMLWVNLIMDTLASLALATEMPTPDLLLRKPYGRTKPLISRTMMKNILGQAIYQLVVIFTLLFVGDKMLDIPTGRDPDKSGGQPTQHFTVIFNTFVMMTLFNEMNARKIHGQRNIFEGLFTNPIFYGIWIGTALSQVVIVQYGKMAFHTKALTLDQWMWCLFFGVGTLIWGQLVTTIPTRKIPKILSWGRGQPDDMDTINLGDEKFDPDSDKKPRAGQILWIRGLTRLQTQTSNRTLVQNVSVTGRSPSQDYHMIRVVNAFRQGLDARYGEHSSTTLAEVLRKQSSLSKRLSQTSSIEYADNNPDELTIPEIDVERLSSHSHTETAV encoded by the exons ATGGCAACGATAGACGGGCGGCCGGCCCAGTATGGGGTGACTCTGAAACAGCTCCGGGAGCTCATGGAGCACCGGGGTCCGGAGAGCATCGCAAAAGTCAACGCCCTTGGCGGGGTTCAGGAAATATGCAAAAAGTTGTACACCTCCCCAAGCGAAG GACTCAGCGGATCCGTAGCAGACATGCAACACAGACAGGACACGTTTGGTTCTAACATGATACCGCCGAAACCACCAAAAACGTTTATGCAATTGGTCTGGGAGGCGTTGCAGGATGTAACACTTATTATTCTAGAAATAGCCGCGTTGGTTTCGCTTGGTCTTAGTTTTTACCAACCCTCTGACGACGAAGATGTTG GGCCAAAAGTTGACGACGGAGAAGGGCAGCACGGATGGATCGAGGGTTTGGCGATCCTGATTTCCGTTATTGTAGTCGTATTCGTAACGGCTTTCAACGACTATAGCAAGGAAAGACAATTTCGAGGTCTCCAGAGTCGAATAGAAGGGGAACACAAGTTCTCTGTCATTCGGCAAGGGGAAGTTAAGCAAATATCCGTATCGGACATTGTCGTCGGTGACATATGTCAG GTAAAATACGGAGATTTACTCCCAGCTGATGGTATCCTGATACAAAGTAACGACGTTAAAGTAGACGAGTCAAGTTTAACGGGAGAATCCGATCACGTGAAGAAAGGGGAATCGTTCGATCCCATGATGCTGTCAG GTACCCACGTCATGGAGGGATCTGGTAAAATGTTGGTAACCGCAGTCGGCGTGAACTCCCAGGCTGGTATAATTTTCACTCTGTTAGGAGCGGCGGTAAACCAGCAAGAGCAGGAGATCAAACAGATGAAAAAAG aaGCTAAAAAGCAGCGGAAGAAGAAGTCTGCACCag GAGAGGAAGCTGGAGAAGTAACTGGAAACAGTCACGCACCCGTCAACGAGAAGCGTGACCCGACAGAAAATCACGAAGCCTCTTCTCAACCTCCGCCCGAACATTCGAACAAGAAGGAGAAGAGCGTTCTTCAAGCGAAGCTGACGAAACTTGCTATTCAAATTGGCTACGCCGGGTCGACGATAGCCGTTCTCACAGTCGTCATACTAGTCATACAATTTTGCGTAACGACGTTTGTGTACCAACACAAACATTGGAAAAGTACGTATGTCAACAACCTTGTGCGACACTTGATCATCGGTGTTACGGTGCTGGTAGTCGCGGTGCCCGAAGGTCTTCCTCTGGCCGTTACTCTGTCGCTCGCTTACTCGGTCAAG aaaatgatgaaagacAACAATTTGGTGCGACATTTGGACGCCTGCGAGACGATGGGTAACGCCACGGCGATTTGCTCGGACAAAACTGGAACGCTGACGACCAACAGAATGACCGTTGTCCAGTCCTACATATGCGAGAAAATGTGCAAGACTACGCCAAACTTCAACGATATACCGAGCCACGTCGGCAACTTGCTTGTTCAAGCGATATCGGTGAACTCGGCTTACACGTCTAGGATAATGCCGGCTCAGGATCCTACCGAGTTGGCGATGCAAGTCGGTAACAAGACCGAATGTGCCTTACTCGGATTCGTTACCGCCCTCGGCAAGAGCTATCAAACCATACGAGATGATATTCCCGAAGAGACGTTCACTAGGGTTTTCACTTTCAACAGCGTCAGGAAAAGCATGTCAACTGTTATTCCCAGGCAGGGCGGCGGATATCGCCTCTTTACCAAGGGTGCTTCCGAGATCATCATGAAGAA ATGTGCCTTTATCTACGGTCGCGACGGGCACCTTGAGAAATTCACTCGAGAGATGCAAGAGCGTTTGGTAAAGAACGTAATCGAGCCAATGGCTTGCGACGGTCTTCGTACAATCTCCATAGCTTACCGGGACTTTGTGCCGGGTAAAGCGGAGATAAACCAAGTCCACATCGACAACGACCCAGACTGGGACAACGAGGAGAACATCGTCAACAATCTGACGTGCCTCTGCATAGTCGGTATCGAAGATCCGGTCCGTCCCGAAGTACCCGACGCCATCAGGCGGTGTCAGAAGGCTGGTATCACGGTCAGGATGGTGACCGGAGACAACATAAACACTGCGAGATCGATCGCTCTCAAGTGTGGGATCCTCAAACCGAACGAGGACTTCCTGATCCTCGAAGGAAAGGAGTTCAACAGAAGAATCAGGGACAGCAACGGCGAGGTGCGCCAGCATCTTCTCGACAAAGTTTGGCCGAAACTCAGGGTACTCGCGCGGTCGTCGCCGACGGACAAGTACACCCTGGTCAAGGGTATCATTGACAGTAAAAATACCGAGAGCCGCGAGGTCGTCGCCGTTACCGGCGACGGAACGAACGACGGACCGGCCCTGAAAAAAGCCGACGTCGGTTTTGCCATGGGCATCGCCGGCACGGACGTCGCCAAAGAAGCGTCGGACATCATCCTCACGGATGACAACTTTTCCTCGATCGTTAAGGCCGTTATGTGGGGCAGAAACGTGTATGACAGTATAGCAAAGTTCTTGCAATTTCAGCTGACGGTTAACGTTGTTGCTGTTATTGTAGCATTCATCGGTGCTTGTGCCGTTCAAGACTCACCTCTAAGAGCCGTTCAAATGTTATGGGTCAATCTGATCATGGACACTTTGGCTTCGCTAGCCCTCGCCACTGAAATGCCGACGCCTGATCTTCTCCTTCGAAAGCCTTACGGCAGAACGAAGCCTCTGATATCGAGAACTATGATGAAGAATATACTCGGTCAAGCCATCTATCAGTTGGTCGTTATTTTTACACTGCTATTCGTCG GTGACAAGATGCTCGATATACCGACCGGTCGTGACCCTGACAAGTCTGGCGGACAACCCACGCAGCACTTCACTGTGATCTTCAATACATTCGTAATGATGACACTGTTCAATGAAATGAACGCAAGAAAAATACACGGACAGCGAAACATTTTCGAAGGACTATTCACCAACCCGATATTCTATGGGATATGGATCGGCACTGCTTTGTCGCAA GTAGTCATTGTTCAGTACGGAAAGATGGCCTTCCACACGAAGGCTCTTACCCTGGATCAGTGGATGTGGTGTCTCTTTTTTGGGGTTGGTACTCTGATATGGGGTCAGCTAGTCACGACGATTCCAACCCGCAAGATACCCAAGATACTTTC atGGGGCCGCGGCCAGCCTGACGATATGGATACGATCAATCtaggagacgagaaattcgaCCCTGACTCGGATAAAAAGCCACGCGCCGGACAAATTCTGTGGATACGTGGTCTAACGCGGCTACAGACTCAG
- the LOC124411981 gene encoding plasma membrane calcium-transporting ATPase 2 isoform X3, producing MATIDGRPAQYGVTLKQLRELMEHRGPESIAKVNALGGVQEICKKLYTSPSEGLSGSVADMQHRQDTFGSNMIPPKPPKTFMQLVWEALQDVTLIILEIAALVSLGLSFYQPSDDEDVGPKVDDGEGQHGWIEGLAILISVIVVVFVTAFNDYSKERQFRGLQSRIEGEHKFSVIRQGEVKQISVSDIVVGDICQVKYGDLLPADGILIQSNDVKVDESSLTGESDHVKKGESFDPMMLSGTHVMEGSGKMLVTAVGVNSQAGIIFTLLGAAVNQQEQEIKQMKKEAKKQRKKKSAPGEEAGEVTGNSHAPVNEKRDPTENHEASSQPPPEHSNKKEKSVLQAKLTKLAIQIGYAGSTIAVLTVVILVIQFCVTTFVYQHKHWKSTYVNNLVRHLIIGVTVLVVAVPEGLPLAVTLSLAYSVKKMMKDNNLVRHLDACETMGNATAICSDKTGTLTTNRMTVVQSYICEKMCKTTPNFNDIPSHVGNLLVQAISVNSAYTSRIMPAQDPTELAMQVGNKTECALLGFVTALGKSYQTIRDDIPEETFTRVFTFNSVRKSMSTVIPRQGGGYRLFTKGASEIIMKKCAFIYGRDGHLEKFTREMQERLVKNVIEPMACDGLRTISIAYRDFVPGKAEINQVHIDNDPDWDNEENIVNNLTCLCIVGIEDPVRPEVPDAIRRCQKAGITVRMVTGDNINTARSIALKCGILKPNEDFLILEGKEFNRRIRDSNGEVRQHLLDKVWPKLRVLARSSPTDKYTLVKGIIDSKNTESREVVAVTGDGTNDGPALKKADVGFAMGIAGTDVAKEASDIILTDDNFSSIVKAVMWGRNVYDSIAKFLQFQLTVNVVAVIVAFIGACAVQDSPLRAVQMLWVNLIMDTLASLALATEMPTPDLLLRKPYGRTKPLISRTMMKNILGQAIYQLVVIFTLLFVGDKMLDIPTGRDPDKSGGQPTQHFTVIFNTFVMMTLFNEMNARKIHGQRNIFEGLFTNPIFYGIWIGTALSQVVIVQYGKMAFHTKALTLDQWMWCLFFGVGTLIWGQLVTTIPTRKIPKILSWGRGQPDDMDTINLGDEKFDPDSDKKPRAGQILWIRGLTRLQTQVIGGELQERLIPVPYSKSSTDQAIRVVNAFRQGLDARYGEHSSTTLAEVLRKQSSLSKRLSQTSSIEYADNNPDELTIPEIDVERLSSHSHTETAV from the exons ATGGCAACGATAGACGGGCGGCCGGCCCAGTATGGGGTGACTCTGAAACAGCTCCGGGAGCTCATGGAGCACCGGGGTCCGGAGAGCATCGCAAAAGTCAACGCCCTTGGCGGGGTTCAGGAAATATGCAAAAAGTTGTACACCTCCCCAAGCGAAG GACTCAGCGGATCCGTAGCAGACATGCAACACAGACAGGACACGTTTGGTTCTAACATGATACCGCCGAAACCACCAAAAACGTTTATGCAATTGGTCTGGGAGGCGTTGCAGGATGTAACACTTATTATTCTAGAAATAGCCGCGTTGGTTTCGCTTGGTCTTAGTTTTTACCAACCCTCTGACGACGAAGATGTTG GGCCAAAAGTTGACGACGGAGAAGGGCAGCACGGATGGATCGAGGGTTTGGCGATCCTGATTTCCGTTATTGTAGTCGTATTCGTAACGGCTTTCAACGACTATAGCAAGGAAAGACAATTTCGAGGTCTCCAGAGTCGAATAGAAGGGGAACACAAGTTCTCTGTCATTCGGCAAGGGGAAGTTAAGCAAATATCCGTATCGGACATTGTCGTCGGTGACATATGTCAG GTAAAATACGGAGATTTACTCCCAGCTGATGGTATCCTGATACAAAGTAACGACGTTAAAGTAGACGAGTCAAGTTTAACGGGAGAATCCGATCACGTGAAGAAAGGGGAATCGTTCGATCCCATGATGCTGTCAG GTACCCACGTCATGGAGGGATCTGGTAAAATGTTGGTAACCGCAGTCGGCGTGAACTCCCAGGCTGGTATAATTTTCACTCTGTTAGGAGCGGCGGTAAACCAGCAAGAGCAGGAGATCAAACAGATGAAAAAAG aaGCTAAAAAGCAGCGGAAGAAGAAGTCTGCACCag GAGAGGAAGCTGGAGAAGTAACTGGAAACAGTCACGCACCCGTCAACGAGAAGCGTGACCCGACAGAAAATCACGAAGCCTCTTCTCAACCTCCGCCCGAACATTCGAACAAGAAGGAGAAGAGCGTTCTTCAAGCGAAGCTGACGAAACTTGCTATTCAAATTGGCTACGCCGGGTCGACGATAGCCGTTCTCACAGTCGTCATACTAGTCATACAATTTTGCGTAACGACGTTTGTGTACCAACACAAACATTGGAAAAGTACGTATGTCAACAACCTTGTGCGACACTTGATCATCGGTGTTACGGTGCTGGTAGTCGCGGTGCCCGAAGGTCTTCCTCTGGCCGTTACTCTGTCGCTCGCTTACTCGGTCAAG aaaatgatgaaagacAACAATTTGGTGCGACATTTGGACGCCTGCGAGACGATGGGTAACGCCACGGCGATTTGCTCGGACAAAACTGGAACGCTGACGACCAACAGAATGACCGTTGTCCAGTCCTACATATGCGAGAAAATGTGCAAGACTACGCCAAACTTCAACGATATACCGAGCCACGTCGGCAACTTGCTTGTTCAAGCGATATCGGTGAACTCGGCTTACACGTCTAGGATAATGCCGGCTCAGGATCCTACCGAGTTGGCGATGCAAGTCGGTAACAAGACCGAATGTGCCTTACTCGGATTCGTTACCGCCCTCGGCAAGAGCTATCAAACCATACGAGATGATATTCCCGAAGAGACGTTCACTAGGGTTTTCACTTTCAACAGCGTCAGGAAAAGCATGTCAACTGTTATTCCCAGGCAGGGCGGCGGATATCGCCTCTTTACCAAGGGTGCTTCCGAGATCATCATGAAGAA ATGTGCCTTTATCTACGGTCGCGACGGGCACCTTGAGAAATTCACTCGAGAGATGCAAGAGCGTTTGGTAAAGAACGTAATCGAGCCAATGGCTTGCGACGGTCTTCGTACAATCTCCATAGCTTACCGGGACTTTGTGCCGGGTAAAGCGGAGATAAACCAAGTCCACATCGACAACGACCCAGACTGGGACAACGAGGAGAACATCGTCAACAATCTGACGTGCCTCTGCATAGTCGGTATCGAAGATCCGGTCCGTCCCGAAGTACCCGACGCCATCAGGCGGTGTCAGAAGGCTGGTATCACGGTCAGGATGGTGACCGGAGACAACATAAACACTGCGAGATCGATCGCTCTCAAGTGTGGGATCCTCAAACCGAACGAGGACTTCCTGATCCTCGAAGGAAAGGAGTTCAACAGAAGAATCAGGGACAGCAACGGCGAGGTGCGCCAGCATCTTCTCGACAAAGTTTGGCCGAAACTCAGGGTACTCGCGCGGTCGTCGCCGACGGACAAGTACACCCTGGTCAAGGGTATCATTGACAGTAAAAATACCGAGAGCCGCGAGGTCGTCGCCGTTACCGGCGACGGAACGAACGACGGACCGGCCCTGAAAAAAGCCGACGTCGGTTTTGCCATGGGCATCGCCGGCACGGACGTCGCCAAAGAAGCGTCGGACATCATCCTCACGGATGACAACTTTTCCTCGATCGTTAAGGCCGTTATGTGGGGCAGAAACGTGTATGACAGTATAGCAAAGTTCTTGCAATTTCAGCTGACGGTTAACGTTGTTGCTGTTATTGTAGCATTCATCGGTGCTTGTGCCGTTCAAGACTCACCTCTAAGAGCCGTTCAAATGTTATGGGTCAATCTGATCATGGACACTTTGGCTTCGCTAGCCCTCGCCACTGAAATGCCGACGCCTGATCTTCTCCTTCGAAAGCCTTACGGCAGAACGAAGCCTCTGATATCGAGAACTATGATGAAGAATATACTCGGTCAAGCCATCTATCAGTTGGTCGTTATTTTTACACTGCTATTCGTCG GTGACAAGATGCTCGATATACCGACCGGTCGTGACCCTGACAAGTCTGGCGGACAACCCACGCAGCACTTCACTGTGATCTTCAATACATTCGTAATGATGACACTGTTCAATGAAATGAACGCAAGAAAAATACACGGACAGCGAAACATTTTCGAAGGACTATTCACCAACCCGATATTCTATGGGATATGGATCGGCACTGCTTTGTCGCAA GTAGTCATTGTTCAGTACGGAAAGATGGCCTTCCACACGAAGGCTCTTACCCTGGATCAGTGGATGTGGTGTCTCTTTTTTGGGGTTGGTACTCTGATATGGGGTCAGCTAGTCACGACGATTCCAACCCGCAAGATACCCAAGATACTTTC atGGGGCCGCGGCCAGCCTGACGATATGGATACGATCAATCtaggagacgagaaattcgaCCCTGACTCGGATAAAAAGCCACGCGCCGGACAAATTCTGTGGATACGTGGTCTAACGCGGCTACAGACTCAG
- the LOC124411981 gene encoding plasma membrane calcium-transporting ATPase 2 isoform X5, with translation MATIDGRPAQYGVTLKQLRELMEHRGPESIAKVNALGGVQEICKKLYTSPSEGLSGSVADMQHRQDTFGSNMIPPKPPKTFMQLVWEALQDVTLIILEIAALVSLGLSFYQPSDDEDVGPKVDDGEGQHGWIEGLAILISVIVVVFVTAFNDYSKERQFRGLQSRIEGEHKFSVIRQGEVKQISVSDIVVGDICQVKYGDLLPADGILIQSNDVKVDESSLTGESDHVKKGESFDPMMLSGTHVMEGSGKMLVTAVGVNSQAGIIFTLLGAAVNQQEQEIKQMKKEAKKQRKKKSAPGEEAGEVTGNSHAPVNEKRDPTENHEASSQPPPEHSNKKEKSVLQAKLTKLAIQIGYAGSTIAVLTVVILVIQFCVTTFVYQHKHWKSTYVNNLVRHLIIGVTVLVVAVPEGLPLAVTLSLAYSVKKMMKDNNLVRHLDACETMGNATAICSDKTGTLTTNRMTVVQSYICEKMCKTTPNFNDIPSHVGNLLVQAISVNSAYTSRIMPAQDPTELAMQVGNKTECALLGFVTALGKSYQTIRDDIPEETFTRVFTFNSVRKSMSTVIPRQGGGYRLFTKGASEIIMKKCAFIYGRDGHLEKFTREMQERLVKNVIEPMACDGLRTISIAYRDFVPGKAEINQVHIDNDPDWDNEENIVNNLTCLCIVGIEDPVRPEVPDAIRRCQKAGITVRMVTGDNINTARSIALKCGILKPNEDFLILEGKEFNRRIRDSNGEVRQHLLDKVWPKLRVLARSSPTDKYTLVKGIIDSKNTESREVVAVTGDGTNDGPALKKADVGFAMGIAGTDVAKEASDIILTDDNFSSIVKAVMWGRNVYDSIAKFLQFQLTVNVVAVIVAFIGACAVQDSPLRAVQMLWVNLIMDTLASLALATEMPTPDLLLRKPYGRTKPLISRTMMKNILGQAIYQLVVIFTLLFVGDKMLDIPTGRDPDKSGGQPTQHFTVIFNTFVMMTLFNEMNARKIHGQRNIFEGLFTNPIFYGIWIGTALSQVVIVQYGKMAFHTKALTLDQWMWCLFFGVGTLIWGQLVTTIPTRKIPKILSWGRGQPDDMDTINLGDEKFDPDSDKKPRAGQILWIRGLTRLQTQIRVVNAFRQGLDARYGEHSSTTLAEVLRKQSSLSKRLSQTSSIEYADNNPDELTIPEIDVERLSSHSHTETAV, from the exons ATGGCAACGATAGACGGGCGGCCGGCCCAGTATGGGGTGACTCTGAAACAGCTCCGGGAGCTCATGGAGCACCGGGGTCCGGAGAGCATCGCAAAAGTCAACGCCCTTGGCGGGGTTCAGGAAATATGCAAAAAGTTGTACACCTCCCCAAGCGAAG GACTCAGCGGATCCGTAGCAGACATGCAACACAGACAGGACACGTTTGGTTCTAACATGATACCGCCGAAACCACCAAAAACGTTTATGCAATTGGTCTGGGAGGCGTTGCAGGATGTAACACTTATTATTCTAGAAATAGCCGCGTTGGTTTCGCTTGGTCTTAGTTTTTACCAACCCTCTGACGACGAAGATGTTG GGCCAAAAGTTGACGACGGAGAAGGGCAGCACGGATGGATCGAGGGTTTGGCGATCCTGATTTCCGTTATTGTAGTCGTATTCGTAACGGCTTTCAACGACTATAGCAAGGAAAGACAATTTCGAGGTCTCCAGAGTCGAATAGAAGGGGAACACAAGTTCTCTGTCATTCGGCAAGGGGAAGTTAAGCAAATATCCGTATCGGACATTGTCGTCGGTGACATATGTCAG GTAAAATACGGAGATTTACTCCCAGCTGATGGTATCCTGATACAAAGTAACGACGTTAAAGTAGACGAGTCAAGTTTAACGGGAGAATCCGATCACGTGAAGAAAGGGGAATCGTTCGATCCCATGATGCTGTCAG GTACCCACGTCATGGAGGGATCTGGTAAAATGTTGGTAACCGCAGTCGGCGTGAACTCCCAGGCTGGTATAATTTTCACTCTGTTAGGAGCGGCGGTAAACCAGCAAGAGCAGGAGATCAAACAGATGAAAAAAG aaGCTAAAAAGCAGCGGAAGAAGAAGTCTGCACCag GAGAGGAAGCTGGAGAAGTAACTGGAAACAGTCACGCACCCGTCAACGAGAAGCGTGACCCGACAGAAAATCACGAAGCCTCTTCTCAACCTCCGCCCGAACATTCGAACAAGAAGGAGAAGAGCGTTCTTCAAGCGAAGCTGACGAAACTTGCTATTCAAATTGGCTACGCCGGGTCGACGATAGCCGTTCTCACAGTCGTCATACTAGTCATACAATTTTGCGTAACGACGTTTGTGTACCAACACAAACATTGGAAAAGTACGTATGTCAACAACCTTGTGCGACACTTGATCATCGGTGTTACGGTGCTGGTAGTCGCGGTGCCCGAAGGTCTTCCTCTGGCCGTTACTCTGTCGCTCGCTTACTCGGTCAAG aaaatgatgaaagacAACAATTTGGTGCGACATTTGGACGCCTGCGAGACGATGGGTAACGCCACGGCGATTTGCTCGGACAAAACTGGAACGCTGACGACCAACAGAATGACCGTTGTCCAGTCCTACATATGCGAGAAAATGTGCAAGACTACGCCAAACTTCAACGATATACCGAGCCACGTCGGCAACTTGCTTGTTCAAGCGATATCGGTGAACTCGGCTTACACGTCTAGGATAATGCCGGCTCAGGATCCTACCGAGTTGGCGATGCAAGTCGGTAACAAGACCGAATGTGCCTTACTCGGATTCGTTACCGCCCTCGGCAAGAGCTATCAAACCATACGAGATGATATTCCCGAAGAGACGTTCACTAGGGTTTTCACTTTCAACAGCGTCAGGAAAAGCATGTCAACTGTTATTCCCAGGCAGGGCGGCGGATATCGCCTCTTTACCAAGGGTGCTTCCGAGATCATCATGAAGAA ATGTGCCTTTATCTACGGTCGCGACGGGCACCTTGAGAAATTCACTCGAGAGATGCAAGAGCGTTTGGTAAAGAACGTAATCGAGCCAATGGCTTGCGACGGTCTTCGTACAATCTCCATAGCTTACCGGGACTTTGTGCCGGGTAAAGCGGAGATAAACCAAGTCCACATCGACAACGACCCAGACTGGGACAACGAGGAGAACATCGTCAACAATCTGACGTGCCTCTGCATAGTCGGTATCGAAGATCCGGTCCGTCCCGAAGTACCCGACGCCATCAGGCGGTGTCAGAAGGCTGGTATCACGGTCAGGATGGTGACCGGAGACAACATAAACACTGCGAGATCGATCGCTCTCAAGTGTGGGATCCTCAAACCGAACGAGGACTTCCTGATCCTCGAAGGAAAGGAGTTCAACAGAAGAATCAGGGACAGCAACGGCGAGGTGCGCCAGCATCTTCTCGACAAAGTTTGGCCGAAACTCAGGGTACTCGCGCGGTCGTCGCCGACGGACAAGTACACCCTGGTCAAGGGTATCATTGACAGTAAAAATACCGAGAGCCGCGAGGTCGTCGCCGTTACCGGCGACGGAACGAACGACGGACCGGCCCTGAAAAAAGCCGACGTCGGTTTTGCCATGGGCATCGCCGGCACGGACGTCGCCAAAGAAGCGTCGGACATCATCCTCACGGATGACAACTTTTCCTCGATCGTTAAGGCCGTTATGTGGGGCAGAAACGTGTATGACAGTATAGCAAAGTTCTTGCAATTTCAGCTGACGGTTAACGTTGTTGCTGTTATTGTAGCATTCATCGGTGCTTGTGCCGTTCAAGACTCACCTCTAAGAGCCGTTCAAATGTTATGGGTCAATCTGATCATGGACACTTTGGCTTCGCTAGCCCTCGCCACTGAAATGCCGACGCCTGATCTTCTCCTTCGAAAGCCTTACGGCAGAACGAAGCCTCTGATATCGAGAACTATGATGAAGAATATACTCGGTCAAGCCATCTATCAGTTGGTCGTTATTTTTACACTGCTATTCGTCG GTGACAAGATGCTCGATATACCGACCGGTCGTGACCCTGACAAGTCTGGCGGACAACCCACGCAGCACTTCACTGTGATCTTCAATACATTCGTAATGATGACACTGTTCAATGAAATGAACGCAAGAAAAATACACGGACAGCGAAACATTTTCGAAGGACTATTCACCAACCCGATATTCTATGGGATATGGATCGGCACTGCTTTGTCGCAA GTAGTCATTGTTCAGTACGGAAAGATGGCCTTCCACACGAAGGCTCTTACCCTGGATCAGTGGATGTGGTGTCTCTTTTTTGGGGTTGGTACTCTGATATGGGGTCAGCTAGTCACGACGATTCCAACCCGCAAGATACCCAAGATACTTTC atGGGGCCGCGGCCAGCCTGACGATATGGATACGATCAATCtaggagacgagaaattcgaCCCTGACTCGGATAAAAAGCCACGCGCCGGACAAATTCTGTGGATACGTGGTCTAACGCGGCTACAGACTCAG